One genomic region from Motacilla alba alba isolate MOTALB_02 chromosome 5, Motacilla_alba_V1.0_pri, whole genome shotgun sequence encodes:
- the AGBL2 gene encoding cytosolic carboxypeptidase 2 isoform X2: MEPAGRRAAQGGEAAPGGFSGGQLLKPYDSFIRAHLRFYGYFRDEKTGREETAVSPGEPSGQHPKASPMGSTGPGWQRGPGHEPNPPRVVQTPQQGRLAPLRQPWRSPGEPQAPFSLPAPRWPVECEVIQETIEHIEWVPPTPEPFCPPTGPEQALYSLGEEQGAVVYHCSPAFQGSCFTRARVGGAPGPLSSPAAPLEGPQDTTLLFESRFESGNLQKAIKVGPYEYVLMLRPDLYTAKHTQWFYFRVQNTRREPLYHFTIANMAKPKSLYSQGLRPLLYSQQDARSCGIGWRRVGTDVRYYLGGAGKPPIFRLSWTVRFPHDGDTCFFAACYPYTYSDLRRYLRALAADPARSRYCTVRPLCRSLAGNTVPLLTVTGPGGAAGKRVVVASARVHPGESGGSWAMRGFLDFLLSGHEDARLLRRLFVFKVVPMLNPDGVVVGNSRCSLAGRDPNRAYGKELPGSFPGVWHLRAMVQRVLAEREVLLYCDFHGHSRKNNVFMYGCDAGGDGAGTRLRQRVFPLMLSKNAPDKFSFSSCKYRVQKSKEGTGRVSMWRLGVSHSYTLEVAFSGSTLGGRNSHFSVGDLESLGRLLCDTLLDFCDPAPAKLQQCLVEAEALLQQQMGREPGSGGSWSDVSLSELESSTSGSDSSVSDGIPDDFQSQQVSLHVPLILRWQGRRARVEHGDRGCRCPSATSPPGIDGATQEEAAAETESEECPAPNKPEPHQHPGEPGATIVHPGPQGTVLQGHLSPVLSHPSSGSDTSPVPPRLGPAGIPFFLVSGVEVTVQERSPEPAPVSPFPGQLEQGMAPVPSEERCLELTLEWPFLGHLKKGMAAVPPREGISWTVARVL, translated from the exons ATGGAGCCCGCAGGGCGCCgcgctgcccagggaggggaggcagctccGGGGGGATTCAGTGGGGGACAGCTCCTGAAGCCCTATGACAGCTTCATCCGCGCCCACCTGCGCTTCTATGGCTACTTCCGAG ACGAGAAGACGGGCAGGGAAGAGACGGCCGTGTCCCCGGGGGAGCCCTCCGGGCAGCATCCCAAGGCATCCCCCATGGGCAGCACCGGCCCTGGCTGGCAACGAGGTCCTGGGCATGAGCCAAACC CCCCCAGGGTGGTGCAGACGCCCCAGCAGGGCAGACTGGCCCCCTTGAGGCAGCCCTGGAGGTCTCCAGGAGAACCGCAGGCTCcgttctccctccctgctccccgcTGGCCTGTGGAGTGTGAAGTCATCCAGGAGACGATTGAGCACATCG AATGGGTCCCCCCCACACCAGAGCCCTTCTGCCCACCCACGGGCCCGGAGCAGGCCCTGTACAGCCTCGGTGAGGAGCAGGGCGCTGTCGTCTACCACTGCAGCCCAG CGTTCCAAGGCTCCTGCTTTACCCGTGCTCGGGTcgggggagccccggggccaCTCTCCTCGCCAGCAGCCCCCTTGGAGGGTCCCCAGGACACCACGCTGCTCTTTGAGTCCCGCTTTGAGAGTGGGAACCTCCAGAAGGCCATCAAGGT GGGTCCCTATGAGTACGTGCTGATGCTGCGGCCAGACCTGTACACGGCCAAACACACACAGTGGTTCTACTTCCGTGTCCAAAACACGCGGCGGGAGCCGCTCTACCACTTCACCATCGCCAACATGGCCAAGCCCAAGAGCCTCTACAGCCAGGGCCTGCGGCCCCTGCTCTACTCCCAGCAGGATGCCCGGAGCTGTGGCATAGGCTGGCGCCGGGTCGGGACCGACGTCCGCTACTACCTTGGCGGCGCGGGGAAGCCGCCGATTTTCCGGCTCAGCTGGACCGTGCGCTTCCCGCACGATGGCGACACGTGCTTCTTCGCCGCCTGCTATCCCTACACCTACTCGGACCTGCGGCGCTACCTGCGCGCGCTGGCGGCCGACCCGGCGCGCTCGCGGTACTGCACGGTGCGGCCGCTGTGCCGCAGCCTGGCCGGCAACACCGTCCCCCTGCTGACCGTCACTGGcccgggcggcgcggccggcaAGCGGGTGGTGGTGGCGAGCGCCCGCGTGCACCCCGGCGAGAGCGGCGGCTCCTGGGCCATGAGGGGATTCCTGGATTTCCTGCTGAGCGGCCACGAGGACGCGCGGCTCCTGCGCCGCCTCTTCGTCTTCAAGGTGGTGCCGATGCTCAACCCTGACGGGGTGGTGGTGGGCAACTCCCGCTGTTCCCTGGCAGGACGGGATCCCAACAGGGCCTACGGGAAGGAGCTTCCCGGCTCCTTCCCTGGCGTGTGGCACCTGCGGGCCATGGTCCAGAG GGTGCTGGCGGAGCGGGAGGTGCTGCTGTACTGCGACTTCCACGGGCACAGCCGGAAGAACAACGTCTTCATGTACGGCTGCGATGCCGGCGGGGACGGCGCCGGGACACGGCTGCGCCAGCGCGTGTTCCCCCTGATGCTGAGCAAAAATGCCCCTGACAAG ttctccttctccagctgcaagTACCGGGTGCAGAAGAGCAAAGAGGGGACAGGCCGGGTCTCCATGTGGCGCCTGGGCGTCTCCCACAGCTACACCCTAGAGGTGGCCTTCAGTGGCTCCACGCTGG gTGGGAGAAACTCCCACTTTAGCGTGGGGGACCTCGAGTCACTGGGCCGTCTCCTCTGTGACACCCTGCTCGACTTCTGTGACCCTGCGCCCGCCAAG ctccagcagtgcctggtggAGGCGGAggcgctgctgcagcagcagatgggtCGTGAGCCAGGCtctggaggcagctggagcGATGTGTCCCTCTCAGAGCTCGAGTCCAG CACCAGTGGCTCTGACAGCTCCGTGTCCGACGGGATCCCAGATGACTTCCAGAGCCAACAGGTGAGTCTCCATGTGCCACTGATTTTGAGGTGGCAGGGACGCAGAGCCAGGGTGGAACATGGTGACAGAGGGTGCAGATGTCCCAGTGCCACTTCACCTCCTGGCATAGATGGAGCCACGCAGGAAGAAGCGGCTGCGGAGACGGAGAGTGAGGAATGTCCTGCGCCGAACAAACCGGAGCCACACCAGCATCCCGGTGAGCCTGGAGCCACCATAGTCCATCCAGGCCCCCAGGGGAcagtcctgcagggacactTGTCCCCAGTGCTGTCTCACCCCTCAAGTGGGTCTGACACCTCTCCTGTGCCCCCCAGGCTGGGACCCGCAGGCATCCCGTTCTTCCTGGTGTCCGGAGTGGAGGTGACAGTGCAGGAGAGaagcccagagccagctccagtGTCACCTTTTCCAggacagctggagcagggaatggccCCCGTGCCATCAGAGGAGAGGTGCCTGGAGCTGACTCTGGAGTGGCCCTTCCTAGGGCACCTGAAGAAGGGAATGGCCGCTGTGCCACCACGGGAAGGCATCAGCTGGACAGTGGCACGAGTGCTGTGA
- the MTCH2 gene encoding mitochondrial carrier homolog 2, with translation MADAASQVLLGSGLTVLSQPLMYVKVLVQVGYEPLPPTLGRNIFGRQVYQLPGLFSYAKHIVKVDGRAGLFKGLAPRLCSSAIGTVVHSKVLQRYQEAEQAEPGARRKESSLEQVLKETSQEMVARSAATLITHPFHVITLRCMVQFIGRETKYSGTLSAFATIYREEGILGFFAGLIPRLLGDILSLWLCNMLAYLINTYALENGVSTMTEMKSYSQAVTGFFASMLTYPFVLVSNLMAVNNCGLAGGLLPYAPTYSSWLDCWSQLHREGNMSRGNSLFLRKVPAGKRYVWEEQRFR, from the exons ATGGCGGACGCGGCTTcgcaggtgctgctgggctcgGGGCTCACCGTGCTCTCGCAGCCTCTCATGTACGTGAAGGTGCTGGTGCAG GTGGGCTACGAACCGCTGCCGCCCACCCTGGGGAGGAACATCTTCGGCCGCCAGGTCTACCAGCTGCCCGGCCTCTTCTCTTACG ccaaGCACATCGTAAAGGTGGACGGGAGAGCAGGACTCTTTAAAGGCCTCGCCCCCCGCCTCTGCTCCAGCGCCATCGGCACCGTGGTGCACAGCAAAGTGCTGCAG CGGTACCAGGAGGCCGAGCAGGCTGAG cctggagccaggAGGAAGGAGTCCTCGCTGGAGCAGGTGCTCAAGgag ACCTCCCAGGAGATGGTCGCCCGCTCTGCCGCCACCCTCATCACCCACCCCTTCCACG tgATCACCCTGCGCTGCATGGTGCAGTTCATCGGCCGTGAGACCAAGTACAG TGGGACACTAAGCGCCTTTGCCACAATCTACCGGGAAGAGGGAATCCTGGGATTCTTCGC CGGCCTCATCCCGCGACTCCTCGGGGACATCCTCTCCCTGTGGCTGTGCAACATGCTGGCCTACCTCATCAACACATACGCGCTGGAGAACGGG GTCTCCACCATGACTGAGATGAAGAGCTACTCCCAGGCGGTCACTGGG ttctttgCCAGCATGCTGACCTACCCCTTCGTCCTGGTCTCCAACTTGATGGCCGTGAACAACTGCGG GTTGGCCGGGGGTCTCCTTCCCTATGCACCCACCTACTCCTCCTGGCTGGATTGCTGGagccagctgcacagggag GGCAACATGAGCCGAGGGAACAGCCTGTTCTTGCGCAAGGTTCCAGCAGGGAAGCGATATGTGTGGGAGGAGCAGAGGTTCCGCTGA
- the AGBL2 gene encoding cytosolic carboxypeptidase 2 isoform X1 — protein sequence MGPLVPAWIQGSRAPPFPPHRGPYEYVLMLRPDLYTAKHTQWFYFRVQNTRREPLYHFTIANMAKPKSLYSQGLRPLLYSQQDARSCGIGWRRVGTDVRYYLGGAGKPPIFRLSWTVRFPHDGDTCFFAACYPYTYSDLRRYLRALAADPARSRYCTVRPLCRSLAGNTVPLLTVTGPGGAAGKRVVVASARVHPGESGGSWAMRGFLDFLLSGHEDARLLRRLFVFKVVPMLNPDGVVVGNSRCSLAGRDPNRAYGKELPGSFPGVWHLRAMVQRVLAEREVLLYCDFHGHSRKNNVFMYGCDAGGDGAGTRLRQRVFPLMLSKNAPDKVGRGCLRATCWGGSGNAANALLPKLSLWGRDPSDPGGLQFSFSSCKYRVQKSKEGTGRVSMWRLGVSHSYTLEVAFSGSTLGGRNSHFSVGDLESLGRLLCDTLLDFCDPAPAKLQQCLVEAEALLQQQMGREPGSGGSWSDVSLSELESSTSGSDSSVSDGIPDDFQSQQVSLHVPLILRWQGRRARVEHGDRGCRCPSATSPPGIDGATQEEAAAETESEECPAPNKPEPHQHPGEPGATIVHPGPQGTVLQGHLSPVLSHPSSGSDTSPVPPRLGPAGIPFFLVSGVEVTVQERSPEPAPVSPFPGQLEQGMAPVPSEERCLELTLEWPFLGHLKKGMAAVPPREGISWTVARVL from the exons ATGGGGCCTCTCGTGCCAGCCTGGATCCAGGGATCCAGAGCACCGCCCTTCCCTCCACACAGGGGTCCCTATGAGTACGTGCTGATGCTGCGGCCAGACCTGTACACGGCCAAACACACACAGTGGTTCTACTTCCGTGTCCAAAACACGCGGCGGGAGCCGCTCTACCACTTCACCATCGCCAACATGGCCAAGCCCAAGAGCCTCTACAGCCAGGGCCTGCGGCCCCTGCTCTACTCCCAGCAGGATGCCCGGAGCTGTGGCATAGGCTGGCGCCGGGTCGGGACCGACGTCCGCTACTACCTTGGCGGCGCGGGGAAGCCGCCGATTTTCCGGCTCAGCTGGACCGTGCGCTTCCCGCACGATGGCGACACGTGCTTCTTCGCCGCCTGCTATCCCTACACCTACTCGGACCTGCGGCGCTACCTGCGCGCGCTGGCGGCCGACCCGGCGCGCTCGCGGTACTGCACGGTGCGGCCGCTGTGCCGCAGCCTGGCCGGCAACACCGTCCCCCTGCTGACCGTCACTGGcccgggcggcgcggccggcaAGCGGGTGGTGGTGGCGAGCGCCCGCGTGCACCCCGGCGAGAGCGGCGGCTCCTGGGCCATGAGGGGATTCCTGGATTTCCTGCTGAGCGGCCACGAGGACGCGCGGCTCCTGCGCCGCCTCTTCGTCTTCAAGGTGGTGCCGATGCTCAACCCTGACGGGGTGGTGGTGGGCAACTCCCGCTGTTCCCTGGCAGGACGGGATCCCAACAGGGCCTACGGGAAGGAGCTTCCCGGCTCCTTCCCTGGCGTGTGGCACCTGCGGGCCATGGTCCAGAG GGTGCTGGCGGAGCGGGAGGTGCTGCTGTACTGCGACTTCCACGGGCACAGCCGGAAGAACAACGTCTTCATGTACGGCTGCGATGCCGGCGGGGACGGCGCCGGGACACGGCTGCGCCAGCGCGTGTTCCCCCTGATGCTGAGCAAAAATGCCCCTGACAAGGTGGGACGCGGATGCCTCAGAGCCACGTGTTGGGGTGGCAGCGGGAATGCAGCCAACGCGCTGCTTCCCAAGCTGTCCCTGTGGGGTCGGGACCCCTCTGACCCTGGGGGCCTCCagttctccttctccagctgcaagTACCGGGTGCAGAAGAGCAAAGAGGGGACAGGCCGGGTCTCCATGTGGCGCCTGGGCGTCTCCCACAGCTACACCCTAGAGGTGGCCTTCAGTGGCTCCACGCTGG gTGGGAGAAACTCCCACTTTAGCGTGGGGGACCTCGAGTCACTGGGCCGTCTCCTCTGTGACACCCTGCTCGACTTCTGTGACCCTGCGCCCGCCAAG ctccagcagtgcctggtggAGGCGGAggcgctgctgcagcagcagatgggtCGTGAGCCAGGCtctggaggcagctggagcGATGTGTCCCTCTCAGAGCTCGAGTCCAG CACCAGTGGCTCTGACAGCTCCGTGTCCGACGGGATCCCAGATGACTTCCAGAGCCAACAGGTGAGTCTCCATGTGCCACTGATTTTGAGGTGGCAGGGACGCAGAGCCAGGGTGGAACATGGTGACAGAGGGTGCAGATGTCCCAGTGCCACTTCACCTCCTGGCATAGATGGAGCCACGCAGGAAGAAGCGGCTGCGGAGACGGAGAGTGAGGAATGTCCTGCGCCGAACAAACCGGAGCCACACCAGCATCCCGGTGAGCCTGGAGCCACCATAGTCCATCCAGGCCCCCAGGGGAcagtcctgcagggacactTGTCCCCAGTGCTGTCTCACCCCTCAAGTGGGTCTGACACCTCTCCTGTGCCCCCCAGGCTGGGACCCGCAGGCATCCCGTTCTTCCTGGTGTCCGGAGTGGAGGTGACAGTGCAGGAGAGaagcccagagccagctccagtGTCACCTTTTCCAggacagctggagcagggaatggccCCCGTGCCATCAGAGGAGAGGTGCCTGGAGCTGACTCTGGAGTGGCCCTTCCTAGGGCACCTGAAGAAGGGAATGGCCGCTGTGCCACCACGGGAAGGCATCAGCTGGACAGTGGCACGAGTGCTGTGA